Proteins encoded within one genomic window of Ascaphus truei isolate aAscTru1 chromosome 8, aAscTru1.hap1, whole genome shotgun sequence:
- the LOC142502190 gene encoding uncharacterized protein LOC142502190, translating to MQRESDKRHVYKKVIKPVIERQRRARINSSLEQLRTLLKESSDETAASLWSRMDKAHILEMTLSRLRGEQTAVSQDALFLAGFTRCQSLTDSFLASESPVGSDLRPRLSEHMTRALCDLRPRLSDDMTRTQTDFRPLEPALQDYQSEHTPILGDPERLGVRDLRPPPGRGVRRLAFTPPQSRGRADRGSRGTQRCPLTPISDNCTPRKARGVRRSENSPSISQSPTKENLPRSPLKLPHCPSYLSPCPPSLSTQCSAKQPDHKTQILLPPPPSQSPLTSSPAGGERRELSGGAPPPSSRGRPRQRARPHRDLSHPTPLQGAMWRPW from the exons ATGCAGCGCGAATCCGACAAGAGGCACGTTTATAAAAAG GTCATTAAACCGGTTATAGAGCGTCAGCGGCGAGCGAGAATAAACTCCAGTCTGGAGCAGCTCAGAACACTGCTGAAGGAGAGTAGCGATGAGACTGCG GCCTCTCTCTGGTCTCGGATGGATAAAGCTCACATTTTAGAGATGACTCTGAGTCGGCTGCGTGGGGAGCAGACTGCAG TCTCGCAGGACGCTCTCTTCCTGGCTGGGTTTACTCGCTGTCAGTCTCTCACTGATTCCTTCTTGGCCTCTGAGAGCCCCGTGGGCAGCGACCTCCGACCCCGTCTGAGTGAACACATGACCAGGGCGCTGTGCGATCTCCGACCCCGTCTGAGTGATGACATGACCAGGACTCAGACCGACTTCCGACCCCTGGAACCTGCACTCCAAGATTATCAAAGCGAGCACACCCCCATATTGGGGGACCCTGAAAGGTTGGGGGTGCGTGACCTCCGACCACCCCCAGGGAGGGGTGTTAGGAGACTAGCCTTTACCCCAccccagagcagagggagggcaGACAGGGGAAGCCGGGGGACACAGAGATGCCCACTCACCCCAATATCTGACAACTGTACACCGAGGAAGGCAAGGGGGGTGAGGAGGTCAGAGAACTCACCTAGTATCTCACAGAGCCCTACCAAGGAAAATCTGCCCCGCAGCCCCCTAAAACTGCCCCACTGCCCCTCATATCTGAGTCCCTGCCCCCCGAGTCTGTCAACTCAGTGCTCCGCCAAACAGCCAGATCACAAAACACAGATTctgctcccacctccccccagccAGAGCCCTTTGACCTCCAGCCctgcaggaggggagaggagggaactgTCTGGGGGAGCCCCCCCACCGTCCTCCCGTGGAAGGCCACGACAGAGAGCAAGGCCCCATAGAGATTTatcccatcccacccccctgcagggGGCTATGTGGAGACCGTGGTGA